The genomic DNA atacacacacacaaaaagcttttatttattaattactaAGCCGCAAGCGTTAATAGTGTTGTTTGTACTTTGATGTCTGGTTCTAGATAAACAATGTGGGAACCAACATACCAAAAACGACCGTAGGGTACACAGCTGAAGATTTCTCATTCCTCATGTCTACCAATCTTGAATCTGCTTATCACATGTCCCAACTTGCTTATCCTCTTCTGAGAGCCTCGGGAGCAGGAAGCattgttttcatttcttctgTTGCCAGTGTAGTAGCAGTAACTAGTAGAATGAGTATATACAGTGCAACTAAAGGTAATTTCATTCTACTGTTTGATTATCATATAAGTTTAAGAGAAGCATTATAAGATCCGATCAATTGTTGTCTAATATTATTAATCTTTAGGAGCCATGAATCAGCTAGCAAGAAGTTTGGCATGTGAGTGGGCAAAAGACAACATAAGGAGTAACTCTGTTGCACCTTGGTTTATTAGAACCCCCCTAACTGAAACTGTAAGATTCTTTTAATTGTCTGTGATTGTTGTAGAGGGAGATTAAGACATGACAAGAAtctattttctcttctttttgcaGGATCTGAGGGATGAGAAATTTTCTGTGGCTATTGACTCTCAAACCCCTCTTGGACGTGCTGGAGAGCCAAAGGAAGTTTCTTCCTTAGTGGCATTCCTATGCCTACCTGCGGCTTCTTACATAACTGGTCAGAATATTTGTGTTGATGGTGGAATTACAGTAAATGGCTTCGTAGTGCCCTAAGCATGCTTTGAAACAGCTAAAAATGATGTTCAACTGCTCCACTAGAATGTGCTCTTATTGATACAACATTTGTATCGAGGGATGTGTATAATCCATGCACTTCATTTTCAAGATCAAAAGCAGTAAATCGTGTAAAACCTAATTAGACAATAAAATTTCATACATGCACATCTTTTTttatctccttttcttttttattttttcccgtAAATAAATAGCATATTATTAACTCCTAATCCATGCCAAGCCATTTGGGGTCCCTGTACTACACTGCAGAAGGTCAAGGGAATCCATATTGATGATATATTTTAATGGATGATCACACCATAACAAGTGTGGTTATCCCCACACTCAATCATTTCCTTAGAAGGTAATAACTTTTATAGAGGTCGGAAGAGAAACGGTGCAACTTTGGATGAAGAGTTATGGGGGTTGGAGGACGAAATTGACATTCATTCTCTTTGTTTTACTCCTGGATTTATCCTTCTAAACACTTGCAATCTATTCTCTATAGAGTTCCTtcaatggtatcaaagccaagcTTTGGAATAAGACAAAGATAATAGAACAAAGTCTAAGATTGTTGTACAACAGATAAACAAGACCATCATTGACAAGTTTTCAATTTTGCTTCAACAGTGGCTTTTTACAGTCTTCATCAATCGATAAGCAAACTGGAGAAAAAGCCTTTAACAATTAGTACTATGGGTGTTCTAAAATATACTAGGAATGTAGAGAACTTAAGGAGAAGGAATCTACTCAAACAAAATATAGGAAAGATTTCCTCTATTCTCCATTGACAAAATTAGAGATTTTTTCTTTAGAGAAAACTCTCACCAAAACAGaggaaatttcttctttttcgaGCTTTTAGAGTAAAATCACAAGAAGATCTACAAAGAATTAACCATAACCAAAGGTATATTCCTCCTTTTTGGCTGTTGCCAAAGCATCACAAGGAGTTGGCATTCacaattcctattttcttgcgATATGAGATCTCAAGTGACCGGCGCTTGTGAGACTTAACCATCCGAGCCATACTCTCATGATCTGTGCAACATAATAGTGCGTCATCACCTCGTATTAGCCAAAGCTGGCAAGGTGAATaatgaatataataaattaaatattactaGTTGTTAGGTTTTAGAGTTGGTAAATTCAACGTCAGGACATGTTGTGTTGTAAAGTTTTAAGTTTGGGGTTGAGTTGGTGAAAATTAGTGTTGGAATTGAGAGATTGAAGGTCTAGTACGTTTGAGATGATATATTGTAGTTCAAACGAGAGTGTCTATTTAGTGTCATAATACCTCGATTGCAGTCATGATTAAATCAAGTTCGATCGGAGTATTAAAGGCAAGTCCAGTAAGTGTCGATAGTAGTCTTGTTCAAATGACAGGATCTCAGAATGCCTTGATTGACGTGTTGTTTGAGCATGTTTAATCACTGATatgcaaaaattataaaaccctAGATCTCGTTCGAATGAGACTGCGGCAAATTATTTTAACGTTAATGACTTACCctaaaaaatatagttttctCCCCTTGTTTATGCCTCATTAGCCATGATTTTCAAGGAACTTGGAGGCTATTTCTCATTGTTCTTGCAGAAGTTCCTACAACACCTTTGAACCTTAAAAAGTTTATTCCATCAACTTGATTTTCATTGTTCAAACCACAGAAAAGCCTATAGCTAGAGTTTTGTGTTGCAGTTGGTCAAGAATGTGATTCCTATAGAAGAAGATCTGAGGTTCTAGAACCACTGCGATAGGAGGTAAAAGAGTCGTTTGTCAAGATTTCATATTGAGTCTTGGAAGTTATAAAGATTTTGTAAGTGAGATGAATATGAACACACATTTTACATGGTGGGTGCCTTAAGGGTTGACTTGCCCACATAagttgttttacttttgaagagtttttaTCCAAAATCTTTGTATggatttgttttatgtttgctttgattttggtattAATATATGTGGTTTTTAGCTTTAAAGTTGATAActtttttaatcattattttgatttttctttctttcttttctgtctctttttcaattgcaactttacatgttttttttttttttttgttttttgttttttgttttttaattttttctaagcaaagaAGGGTAGGGGGAAATGACTACAAAGGCGGGTCTCTCCCACTCTTAATCCAGAAGGAGGAGAGAAAAGGGGAACAAgcgggaatgcttccaaacacatgATGGGAAGCGGACCATTTACTAACCGAGTGTGCTCTCGAATTAGCACATCTTGAAACTTTCGACGCGGTCCAACTAGCAAACTGCAGCAGATGCAAGCGAATATTAGCAATCACAGGGGCACAAAGCCAATCTTAAAAGAGAAGATCTCAATCTGCAACTTTACATGTGTtacttgtttatatatatatatatgtatatatattgaagatTCACGTGCCGTGGTTTAACACTTGAGTCAAGCAATTCAGCACCTATTTCTTGAATCATGATCAACGTGAGGCGCATGGACATATGTCTGGCGCCTCCATTTTACTGCGACATGGTCCTTTCATGCCGTAAGTACGTGGACCAAATAAAAAGCTCTAAAGTAAAGAGAAAGGAAGGTGTTCCTAGTTAATTGCGTGCAAAACTTTTTTTCCACGATTGAAAAGTccaaaaaagaacaaggaaaatgattATTGCGAAAGATTAATGAAAGTCTGCATGTAAATAAAGTCTTTGTTCTCTGGTTTGTTTATGGCTATaatgatcaaaattttaattaaagtagAGCTATGCATGCATAGCTCTCATGGGTGTTATTCATTATTAGTTTTAGGGTGAAGATCTTAGCACGctggcaaatttttttttttttttatttttttattaaaatattaagaaaaaaaatttgctgccTAGCGTGCTCTGAATCACGGATCTTAATTTTAATGCAAAATCAATGACATAGAAGAGAAATGTGCATAAAAAATGTAGAaatgacagttttttttttttaaaaaaaaaagaaaagaaaaaacaggcCTGTGATTTTAAACGAAATACTCTATCAAAGCAAAATTTTTCATGCCAAATTCTAGTGATGGATATTCTCAGACCGTAATAATGGAACCTCTTTGGCTTGGTTTCATTTTGtcttcattatatatatatatatatatatatataaagagagagagagagagagtaatgtTAAAATTCATAGTTTTGTGTCACAATTATTCAACAATGTTGATGTGTCACTTTGAAATTATCACATCAACATTATagaataattatgagataaaaatataatttctaacattactcttataatCATTCATAGCATCatttccatgattttcatttacttcttttttaaaaaaagaaaaaagaaaaaaaaaattaatacaataaTTGGGCTCTATAAATGTGTTGTTGTTTTTGGTACATGTGATTTTAgaacttatttttttaaattatttgactGAAAATGTTTGAGAATTATTAAGGATCatagataatatatataagaCTGCCAATACACGTTTCATGTAAAAATTCATGATAAATACCAATAAATACACAAATAGTAAAAACAAACGGTGTTACCTATCATCTAAGTGAACCATATAGCATTTACATTAGCTTTCAGAATGTTTGTTCATGCAACCCTATCATAACTGCCTTATCTTCCTAATAAAACTGATCAACCTTAATTTGTGATCATCAGGCATGCTATTGTGGAGGAACTTGCAGGCATAGGGGCAACTGTACATACATGCTCTTGAAACGAGGCGGACCTGAATGAATGTTTAAGTGAGTGGAAAAAGAAGGGCTTCCAAGTCACTGGTTCAGTGTGCAATGCATCTTCTCCAACTGAATGAGAGAAGCCAATAACCACTGTCTCCTCCATCTTTAATGGAAAACTCAAGATCCTTGTAAGTCCCCCACCTCTTCCGTTATGTACAAGGTAAcattttgaagagtttttcttatttcttattgtTCTGAATATCTGCCTCTAGATTAACAATGTCGGGACAAACATATTGAAACCGACCACCGAGTACAGAGCTGAAGATTTCTCATTTATCATGGCCACGAATTTTGAATCTACTTGCCATTGGAGCCAACTTTCACATCTTCTTCTGAAAGCTTCATCAGCAGGAAGCATTGTATTTGTGTCTTCAGTCTGTGGTGTTGTATCAGTGACCTACGGATCCATATATGCAGCAACTAAAGGTAATTCTAgatgtattattattgttatcattaattgttattgttattattattgctaATATGAAGGTTGTGTAAGTGTGaatttttcatgtatatatatgcaggGGCAATGAATCAGCTAACAATGAGTTTGGCATGCGAGTGGGCAAAAGATAATATAAGGACTAATTCTGTTGCACCATGTTTTATTTGGACCCCCCTTACTAAACCCGTAACGAACCATTTTGCATCATTTTGctttaaattaattgataatgattaatgacatccttaaaaattaattatcatttctgattattttatttaaataatattgcaGTATCTTGCAGATGAAAACTTCTTGAAGGCTGTTATCTCTCCAACGCCAAGGGGACGTGTTGGAGAGCAAAAAGAAGTGTCGTCCTTGGTGGCATTCCTATGCCTTCCGGCGGCCGCTTACATAACCGGGCAGACTATTTGTGTCGACGGAGGGATGACGACGAATGGCTTAttgttcccatatatatatatatggttcaaAATTAGAGTAAACAAATTTGTTTACTCTAAATGCCATTTTCCCTAGTACCCTTGAATGAATTTCTTATAAATGTTACTAGCTTTATCGACTCGTTCGATGCACGGATGAGGTTTTTATGTGTAAACGAAGTTGGTAACTTACACGTACTATATATCttttggacacaaatttcttttaatttggtttgaaaaaaattttctttcaacctaatctaCCAAGTGTTTGGGggaaatttctgttcatattttttttagtttcccAAACacgtatgatatatatattttgtgtacGTACGTACATACATatgcaattatatttttatctatatttttacCAATTATCTgtctaacaaaaataaataataaacaataacaaaGTTTTATGCATGGTGATAATATTAAGCCATATATTGCTTAACTTGATTGTATATTGCAATATTAAGCAATATATAATTCTTGAAAATTGACTTGGAAGAGAActgatttgatttgaatacCTCAACTCTCTTGAAGAGAGGTAGTCAAGTAACTTGAATTTTTAGTTATCAGTTTCTAAAAGTACAATCCTGAACTCGCTCTCTAATCTCTACCCGCTTCCCGACCCTCCAAATACTTCATCTTTATAGAAActaatctaataaagtgacatgtgtcctatatctattaaaaaaatatgtaagaaacacatgttattaaaaaaaaatatgtatttttcacaTGATAAGAGACACGTCACTTGATTAGATTGATTTGTACGAATTAACTACAAACTATTTTGTAACAAATTTTTATCCCCGCTTCTACTAGCTTATTATCCCCCTCGTCTCCACCATTCTGAGTGTCACCGCAAGCATGGCCAACTAAACAAGAGAGAACTAAGAGCCAAGGAGAAAGAGAACAGAGAGTACCCAAATGTTGAAAAGGCCTAGGGGACCCAACTGAGGGCTCTTCTGCCCAAAAGCAGCCTTAGCCCCAGCCTCGGCCCAATTCTCCCCAagcagcatatatatatgcacatgaTACACTTGAACCTCCATCTTGCATATGCCCATAACGGtaacaattttataaagaataatATCAGCCTATTTATTGACTtgtttatctaaaatttaagggatgtttgggtgtgtgtttgaggggtttaaaagggtgtttaatactaaaaaaattcgtttaataaaaaaagtactcgtttgataaaaaaaaaatcgaaagtactattaaggatccaaaaagtccaaaaataaccaaaacacaAAGACATCAAACATTTGACGTGTGTAGGCACTgtatcaacaaaaataaaaataaaaatacaatttcttttttagctAAAATCTTAACTAGAGAAAGACCGGTGTGAATGTTTGATTCTTTTGGCCTTAACGTTGAAATACGGATATTCAGATTCTTATCCAATGGATAGAGGAAAATGTGTGGACAGGAAGTGTTAGCATTTGCCAAGTTATATCGCCTGGGGGAAACAGACAAAGACACTTTAGTTTTACATAAGCATCTTATGTTCTGCCAACCAACAACGTTATATAATCCATTGGGAGAAGCACAAGTTCAAATAACAAAAGAGTCAAAGAGGGATCAAATGGCTGAAATTGGTAGCAGAAAAAGCAGGTGGTCTCTTCAGGGAATGACAGCTCTTGTTACTGGTGGAACTAAAGGAATCGggttctcttctctctctttttctctcttctgcCTACTACTCTTTTTCTGGTTTCTGTTTTCTGCTTCAAAAATCATTCTAATTACTGCAGATTTCTAAAAGATaagtaaataaacaaataaaaaaatgcccATCTAAAGcgacattttatttttattgcaacTCTGTTTAGAAGTTTATTGTACATGTATAGCCATATTTAGTTAGAGCATCAGTTGGTTTGTTTCATTGAACTCTTTTGCTCTTTGGGATTTGGTTTTTATATATggctaaaaaatattttaggggATTCAACcctttatttattcattttctttttaaaaaaatttggggcaGAGAATTAAGAATCCATGGCTTGTCTTGACCTTTACCccaaaaaatctaatttattttctcatcagaaagcaaaaggaaaatacttTCTTGGTAATTGTTTTGTGTAGTGTAGGAAAACACTTTGGAACTCTGTTGCTTGTTGTCATCATCATTCTACAGCTAGGAAATTGTTGTTTTGTAAGGAAATATAACTTGtgcttttacttttgttttgtgaaaatttaattactatatGTTGTTTTCAGGTATGCTATTGTAGAGGAATTGGCAGGCCTAGGGGCGACCGTCCATACATGCAGTCGAAATGAGGTCCAACTCAATGAATGCTTACATGAATGGAAGGCAAAGGGATTTCGAGTCACTAGTTCCGTGTGTGATGCAGTGTCACGAGCCCAACGAGAGGAACTAATTAGCACCGTCTCCTCACTATTTAATGGCAAACTCAACATCCTTGTAAGTTGTAAGACCTCTATTTCGTTATCATTGTCGCATTTTGCATGGCATTTTGCAGCATACCCAAAATGTGCTCAACCACAAAGGATCATCCTATCTTCCGGCACCCAATTGTAGGGGTGTACATGGGTCGTAATTGAGGGTAGGCCATAGCAGAGAGTAACTGCCTCCGCCTCCGCCTCCGCCTACTTTAAGACTGCCATCCACCCATTATGCGTAGATAACAAGAAGGGCTTGCCGCTTGCCATCTTGTGTTACGAACCGGGCCATCCATTCATAACATGGGCGGGTGGTGCCCACCTTGTTAGGCTATGTGGAGATTTGTTTTGCATCCATCCCGGTTCGCACCCGATCGATTCCACATTGGAAGCcttactatttaaatataattttttttttttttttttttttttttgaggctTAGTTCATGGAGGGGAgaatttttggcctttttttcgTGTTTTGAGCAAGTTGGGGGTCTTATTCTTAATCACTGCAGTATTTCGGGTATTATGCCACTTTATATATCCCTGAATATTTATGCTTCCTGTATTGTTTTATCGAAAATTTAGTGAAACCTCATTGAAACTCTTTGGACGCAACTCTTAGTGGTGAACCATGTAAATCTTTATGTTGTGTAATTGCTTGTTTTTTGCGTCTTATTTTTTCACATCTCACCGATTAtgggaaatatgattaatttcctaacacacCTTAACTAGGAATCCTAGTTACGAATTTAAAtctttaatgttttcttttctattttaaaatcaTTGACCCTCATTTGATCTAAAAAAGAATACTCATTTTTTCAAGATCCATCATAAAATAACCAAATTGATCAATGCAATAATCAACAATACTGCAGCGACTTCCTTTGTGCTTTTGCATTTAACACTTCCATAtattatacacacacacacacaaaaagcttttatttattaataactaaGCCTTAATGGTGCTGTTTGTACTCTGATGTCTGGTTCTAGATAAACAATGTTGGAACTGGCATACCAAAAAAGACCGTAGAGTACACAGCTGAAGATTTCTCATTCCTCATGTCTACCAATCTTGAATCTACTTATCACATGTCCCAACTTGCTTATCCTCTTTTGAGAGCCTCGGGAGCAGGAAGCattgttttcatttcttctgTTGCCAGTGTAGTAGCAGTAAATATTGGAACGAGTATATACAGTGCAACTAAAGGTAATTTCATTCTACTATTTGATTCTCATATAAGTTTAAGAGAAGCATTATAAGATTCGATCAATTGTTGTCTAAAATTATTAATCTTTAGGAGCCGTGAATCAGCTAGCAAGAAGTTTGGCATGTGAGTGGGCAAAAGACAACATAAGGAGTAACTCTGTTGCACCTTGGTTTATCAGAACCCCCTTGGCTGAAATTGTAAAATTCTTTTCCTTGTCTGTGATTTTCATAGAGGGAGATTAAGACATGACAAGaatctattttttcttctttttgcagTATCTGAGGGATGAAAAAATTTCTGTGGCTGTTGACTCTCAAACCCCTCTTGGACGTGCTGGAGAGCCAAAGGAAGTTTCTTCCTTGGTGGCATTCCTATGCCTACCTGCAGCTTCCTACATAACTGGTCAGAATATTTGTGTTGATGGTGGAGTTACAGTAAATGGCTTCGTAGTGCCCTAAGTGTGCTTTGAAACAGCTAAAAATGATGTTCAACCACTCAACTAGAATGTGCTCTTATTGGTACAACATTTGTATCGAGGGATGTCTAGAAACCATGCACTTTATTTTCAAGATGAAAAGCAATAAGTCGTGTAAAACCTAATTAgacaataaaatttcatatatgcACATCTTTTTTtatctccttttcttctttttcctgtaAATAAATAGCATATTATTAACTCCTAATCCATGCCAAGCCATTTGGGGTCCCTGTACTACACTGCAGAAGGCCAAGGGAATCCGATATTGATGATGTATTTTAATGGATGATCTCACCATAACAAGTGTGGTTATTCTCACACTCAATCATCTCCCTAAAAGGTGATAACTttttgatgcagcgtgacttagtgggtctgagtaattcttattaaacaaactcaataataatccaaatcaaataattagaaaCTGAATTGcaaaaggctataagcatatatttatagcccaagactcctatccctaaaataacaatgaaataaagttggtttaaaAGTCTATCAAAGAAGACTAAACCAAATAGAAGACTAAGAacctaattcaaaatgaaagaatgaaagataagatagaataaaccTAGTTTAAACAAAAGACTGAAATGTAAAATAGGATAAGATAAAATAAGTCGTTTTAAACTATATCTGCATCACTTTTATAGAGGTTGGAAGAGAAACAGTTCAACTTTTGATGAAGAGTTGCATAATGGTCTATTATATATTAGAAGGTTGGAGGACAAAATTGACATTCATTCTCTTGGTTTTACTCCGAGATTTATCCTTCTATTTTCTTTAGAGTtctattttctatatatagagTTGCTtcaattaggggtgtcaatgcgggtaGTTAAAAACCCCCCGCTAACCGCTATCACCACTTAACCGTTTAACcatattaaccgctaaccgcctaaccacTATAACCGCCTAGCANNNNNNNNNNNNNNNNNNNNNNNNNNNNNNNNNNNNNNNNNNNNNNNNNNNNNNNNNNNNNNNNNNNNNNNNNNNNNNNNNNNNNNNNNNNNNNNNNNNNcttttatcatatatatatatatatatttttttttttaatttttattttttataaatcatgtttattttatattatatatgtataaacattatatttactgacgtgtcattttgacacgtcaataaattattgacatgtcattttaacacgtcaataaattattgacgtgtcaaagtaacacgtcaatatttactgacgtgtctaattttgacacgttagtaaatattaaattattatgttatttaaataaaaacttttaaaataaaattgaattcaaatttactgacgtgtcagatagtgacacatcagtaaatcctgacgtgttatattcaacacgtcagtaaatgttgacgtgccacttttggcacgtcaaaaaaaatttgttgacgtgccagttttggcacgtcaatatttactgacgtggcaaaaaaatggaactgtttgacacgtcaggaaattgccttttttttgtagtggatgtattattattgttatcattaattgttattgttattattattgctaATATGAAGGTTGTGTAAGTGTGCatttttcatgtatatatatgcaggGGCAATGAATCAGCTAACAATGAGTTTGGCATGCGAGTGGGCAAAAGATAATATAAGGACTAATTCTGTTGCACCATGGTTTATTTGGACCCCCCTTACTAAACCCGTACCGAACCATTTTGCATCATTTTGctttaaattaattgataatgattaatgacatccttaaaaattaattatcatttctgattattttatttaaataatattgcaGTATCTTGCTGATGAAAACTTCTTGAAGGCTGTTATCTCTCCAACGCCAAGGGAACGTGTTGGAGAGCAAAAAGAAGTGTCGTCCTTGGTGGCATTCCTATGCCTTCCGGCGGCCGCTTACATAACCGGGCAGACTATCTGTGTCGACGGAGGGATGACGACGAATGGCTTAttgttcccatatatatatatatatatggttcaaAATTAGAGTAAACAAATTTGTTTACTCTAAATGCCATTTTCCCCAGTACCCTTGAATGAATTTCTTATAAATGTTACTAGCTTTATCGACTCGTTCAATGCACGGATGAGGTTTTTATGTGTAAACGAAGTTGGTAACTTACACGTACTATATATCttttggacacaaatttcttttaatttggtttgaaaaaaattttctttcaacctaatctaCCAAGTGTTTGGGggaaatttctgttcatattttttttagtttcccAAACacgtatgatatatatattttgtgtacGTACGTACATACatatacaattatatttttatctatatttttacCAATTATCTgtctaacaaaaataaataataaacaataacaaaGTTTTATGCATGGTGATAATATTAAGCCATATATTGCTTAACTTGATTGTATATTGCAATATTAAGCAATATATAATTCTTGAAAATTGACTTGGAAGAGAActgatttgatttgaatacCTCAACTCTCTTGAAGAGAGGTAGTCAAGTAACTTGAATTTTTAGTTATCAATTT from Corylus avellana chromosome ca6, CavTom2PMs-1.0 includes the following:
- the LOC132185896 gene encoding tropinone reductase homolog At2g29150-like, whose product is MAEIGSRESRWSLQGMTALVTGGTKGIGYAIVEELAGLGATVHTCSRNEAQLNECLHEWKAKGFRVTGSVCDAVSRAQREELISTVSSLFNGKLNILINNVGTNIPKTTVGYTAEDFSFLMSTNLESAYHMSQLAYPLLRASGAGSIVFISSVASVVAVTSRMSIYSATKGAMNQLARSLACEWAKDNIRSNSVAPWFIRTPLTETDLRDEKFSVAIDSQTPLGRAGEPKEVSSLVAFLCLPAASYITGQNICVDGGITVNGFVVP